One segment of Lytechinus pictus isolate F3 Inbred chromosome 13, Lp3.0, whole genome shotgun sequence DNA contains the following:
- the LOC129275095 gene encoding uncharacterized protein LOC129275095, producing the protein MDTKMDAELIKNEERQGVDEATEEATEAPQPVQQGPPSYVGYPNGPTQPQGMYVSQPQQPTYIIQNIPAQQSPGCCTGKSDWFKESVGMTTGIVQLIIAIVASILSGVAIWLQVEADIYVGPMGTPIGATLFIFLPAGILGACSKNKSNCVIVAYLVMSVLAAIQAGFVCAMESILAAVSFHSVCPDIPDYRDYPPFDVHGFEYPDIAVDYACSWERFKCLTAVHAVIAVLMFAEFIVAIVAAATCCGGLNCCCPRQQTEQTRSNAMMYYPQAGVQPLQAQMGTHVVQGTELPMKA; encoded by the exons ATGGATACCAAGATGGACGCAGAGCTGATCAAGAACGAAGAGAGGCAGGGTGTCGATGAAGCGACCGAGGAAGCCACCGAAGCCCCTCAACCGGTACAGCAGGGACCACCCTCTTATGTTGGTTATCCTAACGGCCCGACCCAACCACAGGGGATGTATGTATCTCAGCCTCAGCAGCCAACTTACATCATCCAG AACATTCCTGCCCAGCAATCCCCGGGATGCTGCACTGGCAAATCTGATTGGTTCAAAGAATCGGTTGGCATGACAACAGGTATCGTCCAGCTCATCATCGCTATCGTTGCCAGCATCCTATCTGGAGTAGCCATCTGGCTTCAGGTCGAGGCTGATATTTACGTCGGCCCAATGGGGACGCCAATCGGTGCAACCCTATTC ATATTTCTCCCCGCTGGAATTCTTGGAGCTTGCTCTAAGAACAAGAGTAACTGTGTG ATCGTGGCATACCTCGTGATGTCAGTCCTGGCTGCTATCCAGGCAGGCTTCGTGTGTGCAATGGAGTCGATATTGGCTGCGGTCAGCTTCCATTCAGTCTGCCCCGATATCCCAGACTATCGTGATTATCCTCCATTCGATGTCCATGGGTTTGAGTATCCTGACATCGCAGTCGACTACGCCTGTTCCTGGGAGCGTTTCAAG TGCCTTACTGCCGTTCACGCCGTGATCGCTGTCCTGATGTTCGCCGAGTTCATCGTCGCTATCGTAGCTGCTGCCACCTGCTGTGGCGGTCTCAATTGCTGCTGCCCTCGACAACAGACAGAGCAGACCCGCTCCAATGCCATG aTGTACTATCCTCAGGCTGGCGTTCAACCTCTCCAAGCCCAGATGGGTACTCATGTTGTCCAGG GAACTGAGCTACCGATGAAGGCCTAG